In Mastomys coucha isolate ucsf_1 unplaced genomic scaffold, UCSF_Mcou_1 pScaffold5, whole genome shotgun sequence, one genomic interval encodes:
- the Hexim2 gene encoding protein HEXIM2: MATVNHSNCNTASPAALEEAKTSGGLRSPQIAHEPHDFGGSQLLPPGREIQSEDEGTAPAGDGSSCNIRGSRTQSPGGCSVEAVLARKKHRRRPSKRKRHWRPYLELSWAEKQQRDERQSQRASRVREEMFAKGQPLAPYNTTQFLMNDRDLEEPNLDVLHGSSHAGSGGENEAGDSDGQGRAHGEFQQRDFSEAYERYHTESLQGRSKQELVRDYLDLERRLSQAEQETRRLQQLQGRHSRQPCQQVEELAAEVERLRTENQRLRQENEMWNREGSCCDQEKPAAEGTPWPKDEAPFQTHTGQLGHREAGDR, translated from the coding sequence aCTTCTGGTGGTCTTCGGAGCCCCCAGATAGCCCATGAGCCTCATGACTTCGGTGGTTcccagctcctgccaccaggaaGGGAGATTCAATCTGAGGATGAAGGGACTGCCCCAGCTGGCGATGGCTCAAGTTGTAACATTAGAGGTTCTCGAACCCAGAGCCCAGGGGGCTGTTCAGTGGAGGCAGTGCTGGCCCGAAAGAAGCACCGAAGACGGCCATCAAAGCGCAAGCGGCACTGGCGGCCATACTTGGAGCTGAGCTGGGCGGAGAAGCAACAGCgagatgagaggcagagccagagggcCTCTCGGGTCCGAGAGGAGATGTTCGCCAAAGGCCAGCCCCTGGCACCCTACAATACCACCCAGTTCCTCATGAATGATCGTGACCTGGAGGAGCCTAACCTCGATGTGCTCCATGGGTCCTCCCACGCAGGCTCCGGTGGGGAGAACGAAGCCGGGGACAGTGATGGGCAAGGCCGAGCCCATGGAGAGTTTCAGCAGAGGGACTTCTCTGAGGCCTATGAGCGGTACCACACCGAGAGCCTTCAGGGCCGAAGCAAACAGGAGCTGGTGCGAGACTACCTGGATCTCGAGAGGCGCCTGTCACAGGCCGAGCAGGAAACTCGGAGGCTCCAGCAGCTGCAGGGACGCCACAGCAGGCAACCCTGTCAACAGGTGGAAGAGCTGGCTGCAGAGGTGGAGAGGCTCCGGACTGAAAACCAGCGGCTGCGTCAGGAGAATGAGATGTGGAACCGGGAGGGCAGCTGCTGTGACCAGGAGAAGCCCGCTGCAGAAGGGACCCCTTGGCCCAAGGATGAGGCCCCATTTCAGACCCACACAGGCCAGCTGGGTCACAGGGAGGCAGGTGACAGATGA